Below is a window of Rodentibacter sp. JRC1 DNA.
GAAACCTCACTTCGCTGTTGACTTTTCCAATATAATAATAGAGGAATCAAGGGGTTATTACCCAAGCCTAAGGGGCGCCCTCCTGTGAAACCAAAATATCCGAAAATGCCACTGAAACCCTAAACTGAGGAAGAATGCTTGCGTTATCGCATTTTGGAGTTAGAAGCGGATAAAGTTGCATGAATTCAGTCAAACAAAAATACGGAAAAAGCCGCTATAGTAAAATCTTTATTCCCGAAGGATCTTCTACGACTTTTTATTGCGACTTATCGGCTTAAAACGTAGTACGTTCTTTTATCATCTTATGGAAAATATAGATACTGGGAAATGTGTCGGAAAAGCGGTATTAGGGTAAGTATGTCAAGAAAGGGGAATTGCTTAGATCTTAGATAATGGGGCGGTGGAAATTTTTGCACAGTTAAAGGCGGAATGGCAGACAGTTCATCAGTTTTGCTGAGCTTGAGCAAACCTTTCACGACTATGTTCGTTACTATAATAATGGGCGTATTCAAGTGAAATTAAAAGGATTGAGTCTGTACAGTACAGAACCCACTCCTTGAATTAAATCAGTCTAAGTTTTTGGGAGTGGAGCACTTCTCGCTTTTTTGTTTTCTTGGAACGAGTAAAGTGCGGTAGTTTTTCGGCGTTTTATTTTTTATAAACAACCCTGCCATTTTTAGAATTTCGGAAAAATTAATCTAGTTTCAGAAATGAATAACTTTATATTGTTTTAACTATTTGATATTATTAGAATAATTTTGGTGAGTTTAAATTTGGACACATATTTTAGAAACGTGCTTAATTTTTAACCTTGATGAAAAACACCAAAAAAAGCTCTTTGGTGTTTTTTTGTGGAAGAGAGGTGAGGATGAAAATTGCTTTAGGTATTGAATATAACGGGCAGCATTATTTTGGTTGGCAACGACAAGACAGAGTGAAGAGCGTACAAGGTGAATTGGAAAAGGCGTTATCTTTTGTTGCAAATGAAAGGATTGATATTTTTTGCGCAGGGAGAACCGATTCCGGTGTGCATGGTACAGGGCAAGTCGTTCATTTTGAAACGAATGTAGTCCGTCCTGAAAAAGCATGGGAGTTCGGCACGAATGCCAATTTGCCTGATGATATTGCGGTGAAATGGGCGAAAGTTGTTGATGATGAATTTCATGCTCGTTTTTCTGCAACGGCTCGTCGTTATCGCTACCTTTTATATTGCAATAAGTTACGTTCCGCTATCTTGCCGGCAGGTATAACCCATTGTCATTTAGAATTGGATGATAAAAAAATGCATCAAGCAGGACAATTTTTACTCGGGGAACATGATTTTTCCGCTTTCCGAGCGGCACAATGTCAATCCAATACACCTTGGAGAAATATTCATCACTTAAATGTGGTGCGAAAAGGAGAATATATTATCGTTGATATTCAGGCGAATGCTTTTGTGCACCATATGGTGCGTAATATTGTGGGGAGTCTGATTGAAGTCGGTGCAGGTAATCAACCTGTTGAATGGCTAAAATGGTTATTGGAACAAAAGGATCGTAAACTTGCCGCACCAACGGCAAAACCTGATGGATTGTATTTGGTGAACGTGATTTATCCTAAAAAATTTGCTATTCCTCAATCTAAATTAGGGCCGCTTTTCCTTGAGGATGCGCTTATTTAACGTAATGAGCTTGTCTGACTAGCAACGAACTTGGAATTATGGTTTAATACGC
It encodes the following:
- a CDS encoding IS3 family transposase, with the translated sequence MSFAELEQTFHDYVRYYNNGRIQVKLKGLSLYSTEPTP
- the truA gene encoding tRNA pseudouridine(38-40) synthase TruA yields the protein MKIALGIEYNGQHYFGWQRQDRVKSVQGELEKALSFVANERIDIFCAGRTDSGVHGTGQVVHFETNVVRPEKAWEFGTNANLPDDIAVKWAKVVDDEFHARFSATARRYRYLLYCNKLRSAILPAGITHCHLELDDKKMHQAGQFLLGEHDFSAFRAAQCQSNTPWRNIHHLNVVRKGEYIIVDIQANAFVHHMVRNIVGSLIEVGAGNQPVEWLKWLLEQKDRKLAAPTAKPDGLYLVNVIYPKKFAIPQSKLGPLFLEDALI